One Catharus ustulatus isolate bCatUst1 chromosome 2, bCatUst1.pri.v2, whole genome shotgun sequence genomic window carries:
- the TMPRSS2 gene encoding transmembrane protease serine 2 — protein sequence MTSALGPPPPYYENRGFQPEPHYAARQAAGATPYPQLYSTNPPSVPSYVPRVATHQSTRPAARPPRRTCAASLRKTIIIIISILIVICCAIAAFFIWHFVENHCLSSLIQCGSSGVCMSPSQWCDGVSDCPNGEDETRCVRLFGPNFILEVYSPVSKSWYPVCQDDWNDDYGKIACKDMGYSVDTYFYSRGVAPEASFKSYMKLNTSAGNIDLYKKLYNSGSCTSGNVVSLRCIECGLSSKSVSIMNRIVGGSGAVLGQWPWQVSLHVQGTHVCGGSIITHSWIVTAAHCVEGRLSDPHSWRVYAGILNQDEMFVRSGYKVKLIISHPDYDSDSKDNDVALMKLETPLSFTEYVKPVCLPNPGMMFQPNQQCWISGWGAEYQGGKTSNNLNYVAVPLIEHSRCNSIFIYNGMILPTMICAGDLAGGVDSCQGDSGGPLVTLHHSVWWLVGDTSWGTGCATPNKPGVYGNMTVFTDWIYRNMQANR from the exons ATGACCTCCGCTCTA GGTCCACCACCGCCATACTACGAGAACAGGGGCTTCCAGCCCGAGCCCCACTACGctgccaggcaggcagcaggtgCTACTCCCTACCCACAGCTCTATTCCACAAACCCTCCCTCCGTGCCAAGCTACGTGCCCAGGGTTGCCACCCACCAGTCCACCAGGCCAGCAGCGCGCCCGCCCAGGAGAACGTGTGCAGCCA GTCTAAGGAAaaccataataataataatatctaTATTAATAGTCATTTGTTGTGCAATTGCTGCTTTCTTCATATGGCATTTTg TAGAGAATCACTGTCTCAGCTCCCTGATACAGTGTGGATCCTCAGGGGTGTGCATGTCCCCCTCCCAGTGGTGTGACGGAGTGAGCGACTGCCCCAACGGGGAGGACGAGACTCGCTGTG TTAGACTTTTTGGACCAAATTTTATCCTGGAAGTTTATTCACCTGTCAGCAAATCCTGGTATCCTGTTTGCCAAGACGACTGGAATGATGATTATGGGAAGATCGCATGCAAAGACATGGGCTACAGTGT AGACACATATTTCTACAGTCGTGGGGTAGCCCCTGAAGCCAGCTTTAAGAGCTACATGAAGCTGAACACAAGTGCTGGGAACATAGACTTGTACAAAAAGCTCTACAACAG TGGTTCCTGTACCTCAGGAAATGTGGTTTCTCTGCGCTGCATAG agtgtgGCCTGTCCAGCAAGAGCGTGAGCATCATGAACAGGATCgtggggggcagcggggccgtgCTGGGGCAGTGGCCGTGGCAGGTCAGCCTGCACGTGCAGGGCACCCACGTCTGCGGGGGCTCCATCATCACCCACAGCTGGATTGTCACAGCAGCACACTGTGTGGAAGG GCGACTTTCTGACCCACACAGCTGGAGGGTTTATGCTGGGATTCTGAACCAGGATGAGATGTTTGTTAGAAGTGGATACAAAGTGAAGCTGATAATTTCCCATCCAGATTATGACTCAGACTCTAAAGACAATGATGTTGCCCTTATGAAGCTGGAGACACCACTGAGTTTTACTG aatATGTGAAGCCAGTTTGTCTGCCCAATCCAGGAATGATGTTCCAGCCTAACCAGCAGTGCTGGATATCAGGGTGGGGAGCAGAGTACCAAGGAG GTAAAACATCAAATAACTTGAATTACGTTGCGGTGCCCTTAATAGAACATTCCAGGTGTAATTCTATTTTTATCTACAATGGCATGATTCTGCCTACAATGATCTGTGCTGGAGACCTGGCAGGGGGAGTTGATTCCTGTCAG GGTGACAGTGGAGGTCCTCTGGTGACTCTGCACCACTCTGTGTGGTGGCTGGTTGGAGACACCAGCTGGGGCACTGGCTGTGCCACTCCCAACAAACCTGGAGTGTATGGGAATATGACTGTGTTTACAGACTGGATTTATAGAAATATGCAG GCAAACAGATGA